Part of the Candidatus Abyssobacteria bacterium SURF_5 genome is shown below.
CGGTTCGCCATTCGGCTTCTCTCTCCCGCGCGACCTCCGCCAACGACAGATCGAACGGATTTCTGAGAAAGGCGATTTTGTCATCGGGCACATTCAGACTTCGCAGGTACGGATAATTGTGCGCCGAAAGGAAAAGCAGTTTGTCGCTCTTGTAAAGGACGCGATGCCGGCAATAGTTTCTCAGCCTGCCTTTCCAAGTGTCTCCGTACCTGTTGTTCCGAATTAAGAGTTGAGCTGCCCCCTTGATGACCCGCCCATATGTCGGTTCAGCCTTCAGAGGATTGTCCGTAGTCGCCGCCAAGAAATCGTTATGGAGGATTCCCCACTCGGAAAGCACGACCGGAATTTTCATCCAATGCGCCGCCTTGAAAAAATGATAATTGTATGGAGAACTCAGATGAAACAGATGCACCACATCGGGCTTGTCGCTCCTCAGATTCTTCCACGCGAGCGGCCAGAACCGTAAAAAATCTTTCTTTTTCGCGAGCGGATCCATCTGTATCAGCTCCGGGAAGCGGCGGATCGTTACGGAATCAATCGTTTCAGTGGAAGCGTCGTCGTCCAGCTTTGCCGCATAGGCGATTACTTTATGCCCGCGCCTGGCCATCGCCCGGGCGAGCACATAATTTGTGAATGAGCGAGTATGCTCGCGAAAACCGTGCGGCGAAACGTATAATATCTTCATGAAGGAATCGCTTCCTTAAAGATAACGCTGCGGTAGCATCGCGCCACTTTCTTCCCCCAATCCTTTATATCGAAATATTCAGCCGCTCGGTCCGCCGCCCTGGCGCCCATTTGACGCCTGAATTCGTCATCCTTCAACATCCTGGCAACTGCGTCTGCTACAGCCTGCGGCTGCGGCGGCACGATGAAGCCGGTGTCTCCATTCGCGGGAACATATAATTCGCTGTCCAGCTCATCGGAGATGACAATTGGAACACCGAAGCTCATCGCTTCCAGCGTCGAGAGGCTGGGAACAACCAACTCGGCCACGTTTACCAGCACGTCGCTGATCGCGTACAGTTCGTCCATCTCCCAACCGCTCACCCGCCGGTCCACCCAGCGGACATCGGGCCGAAGTCCGTATTCGTCAAGCCGCTTCTGTATCTCGCGACCCAGATTCGAAGCCTCGTTTTTCGGCCCGACAAACAGGAAACAGATATTTGGAAACCGCTCTTTTATCAGCTTCAGGGCGTCAACGTATACCAGCGGCCGCTTGAACGCCATGATGCGGTGGTTGAACAGAATGACTTTTGCATTTTCAGGAATATCGTATTTTGATCGCACCTCATGTCTGTCAATCGTGCGCTGCGCCCTGGCGGGATCGATCGCATTGTAAAGCAGATACGTGTTCCTCTTTTTTCCCGTCGCTTTCTCGGCAGCCTCGAGCAGAGTTTTATCGTGGCAAAGCAGGAGCTTTGCCGAGCGCAGCACGCGCTCCAGCCAGCGCCTGTCGTCGGGCGTGATTGCGCCATCCTTCAGGTAATTCCGTTCGCCGCCGTACATGCTCACAATATACGGCAAGCGGTTGATTCGGGTTGCGAGATATGTGGCTCTGCTTTCCGGCGATTGCCCCATGTGACTGTCGATAAGACGAATGTTATAGTTCCAGCAGATGCGCAACAGTTGCAACGCAAACTTCTGCAGCGACCAGCGCGAGGATTCCAGCACGGGCCGAACACAATGGATTCGCGATTCGTATTCGTTCAGATTCGATTCATTCCACTGAGTCTCGTCAATCCCGTTCCGAGGCGCAAGCACGATCTCGATCTCGTCATCGGCCTGCAGAATTGCCTTGACCTGATCGTGAAGTTGGTTCTCGATGACATTTACAAAAAAAAGCGCTCTATACATTGCATTATTCCGAAGAAGGAAATGGTATGCCGCTTTCCACAGTCCGGGCAAGCGGATTGTTATGCATGAAGGCATCCAGCCACCACTCGAAACAGAGCAGCGACCAAATCAAGAGCCGATGATTCCTCTTGCCCGCGACGTGCTCATTGATAATCTTTGAAATATATGCATAATTCAGGAAATCATAGAGATGAGCCTTTTTCTTCAACAGAACATTTTTGACGTACTCGACGCTTTCGCCGCGGTACCAGGATTCGTCGGGTGGGCTGAATCCCTGTTTCTGGCGCTCGGTTACTTTCGGAGGAAGAAAGTCGGCCATCGCTTTTCGCAAAATCGCTTTCCCATCCCCGGTTTGCAGGTAATAGCGCTGCTTCTTCGCGAACTCATTCTCATCGACCGCCGCCAGATGATCGAAATTCTGCAGCTTGTAGCGCGCGGGAACTTTCATCGCAAAATCAACCAGATCATTGTCAAGGAAAGGAACGCGCACTTCGAGCCCGTGCGCCATCGC
Proteins encoded:
- a CDS encoding glycosyltransferase family 1 protein, whose amino-acid sequence is MKILYVSPHGFREHTRSFTNYVLARAMARRGHKVIAYAAKLDDDASTETIDSVTIRRFPELIQMDPLAKKKDFLRFWPLAWKNLRSDKPDVVHLFHLSSPYNYHFFKAAHWMKIPVVLSEWGILHNDFLAATTDNPLKAEPTYGRVIKGAAQLLIRNNRYGDTWKGRLRNYCRHRVLYKSDKLLFLSAHNYPYLRSLNVPDDKIAFLRNPFDLSLAEVAREREAEWRTASRPWILFIGQLKLRKGFDLFIEAMPRLLREFPGATFFFICHNWKNNRHYDWVMKKVEELGISPHFRFLGSVSESEKWTLLESADVFVAPSRYEGFGLPLLEAMLVECPIVAADVVALTELVSHEHNGLLFPIEDIDAMTVQVARIIKDENLRERLVRNGSEYVKTHDVIVHIEEFERLYESVIEK
- a CDS encoding glycosyltransferase yields the protein MPSCITIRLPGLWKAAYHFLLRNNAMYRALFFVNVIENQLHDQVKAILQADDEIEIVLAPRNGIDETQWNESNLNEYESRIHCVRPVLESSRWSLQKFALQLLRICWNYNIRLIDSHMGQSPESRATYLATRINRLPYIVSMYGGERNYLKDGAITPDDRRWLERVLRSAKLLLCHDKTLLEAAEKATGKKRNTYLLYNAIDPARAQRTIDRHEVRSKYDIPENAKVILFNHRIMAFKRPLVYVDALKLIKERFPNICFLFVGPKNEASNLGREIQKRLDEYGLRPDVRWVDRRVSGWEMDELYAISDVLVNVAELVVPSLSTLEAMSFGVPIVISDELDSELYVPANGDTGFIVPPQPQAVADAVARMLKDDEFRRQMGARAADRAAEYFDIKDWGKKVARCYRSVIFKEAIPS